GTGAACATCATGGCGGACAGCACACCGTGTGCTTGGGGGGTCGGGTTGCCGGTTCTCAGCGCAGCCAGCCGGCAGGCACCATGATCAGCTGCGGAAACAGCACAAACAGGAACATCAGTGCCGTGAGCGACAGCAGGAAGGGCCAGACGCCCTGGATCACGCTGTCGAGGCTGACGCGCGCCGTGCCGGCCACGACGTTGAGCACAGTGCCCACCGGCGGCGTGAGCAGGCCGATGGCGTTGTTCATGATGAACATCACGCCGAAGTACACCGGGTCGATGCCGGCCTTGGTGATGACCGGCATCAGGATGGGCGTCATGATCAGGACCGTGGGCATCAGGTCGAGCGCGGTGCCGACGATGATCACCAGGATCATGATCACGAACATCAGGAGAATCCTGTTGTCAATGAAAGGCTCCAGCAACGCGGCCACCTGCGCGGGGATGTTGGCAATGGTGATGAGCCAGGCCGACACCAGCGCGCAGGCCACCAGGAACAGTACCGTGCTCGAGGTCTTGGTGGCGCTCAGCACCAGCTCGGGCAGGCGGCTGAAGCTGAGCTCGCCGTAGACGAAGCGGCCGACCACGAAGGCGTAGACAACGGCCACCACCGCAGCCTCCGTTGGCGTGAAAACTCCGAACTTCATGCCGCCGATGATCGCGAAGGGCAGCACCAGCGCCCAGACGCCATCGAGCAGGCAGCGGCCCAGTTCGCCCAGGTCGAAGCTTCGTACTTCGACCTTCTTTTCCTTCTTCGCGCACAGCCACCAGGTGGCCGTGAGCGTCAGCGCCATCATGATCCCGGGGAACAGGCCGGCCAGGAACAGCTTGGTGATCGACACCTGCGCGACCACGCCGAACACCACGATCGCGATCGATGGGGGGATCACCGGCGCGATGATGCCGCCCGCGGCGATCAGCCCGGCCGCGCGCGGCACGTTGTAGCCCGCATTGCGCATCATCGGGATCAGCAGCGCCGCGACCGCCGCGGTGTCGGCCACGGCAGAGCCCGAGATGCTCGCGACCACGGTGGCCGCGATGATGGCCACGTAGCCCAGCCCGCCGCGCACGTGCCCGACCATCGCATCGGCCACCTTCACGATGCGCGAGGAGAGGCCGCCCGCATTCATCAGCTCGCCGGCGAGCATGAAGAAGGGCACCGCCATCAGGGGATAGTTGTTGACGCCTTCGAGCATGTTCTGCGCGAGGATCTGGGTGTCGAAGCTGCCCAGGTGCATCATGAGGGCGACACCGCAGACCAGGAGTGCGAAGGCGATGGGCATGCCGAAGGCCATGGCCCCCAGCAGCGAGGTGATGAAGACGAAGATGGTCATGCGGGGCTTTCGGTTGCCGTCATTCGCCGGCGCTGCCGGTGTCGTTCACGAGTTCTTCGCGCGGCATGCGTCCGCTCAGCAGGCGCCACAGCGAGTTCAGGAGGATCAGCGCCATGCCGGCGCTGCTCACCAGCAGGCAGGCGTACACCGCGCCCAGCGGCACGCCGGTGACGGGGGCGCGATCGTCCATGCCGATCACCACCAGTTTCCAGGCGCCGTGGGTCAGCAGCAGGCAGCAGGCGAGGGCGCCGAGGTCGGCGATGCCGCGGCAGATGCGCTGGCCGGTCTCGCCGAGCCGCGCGACGATGGTGGACATGCCCAGGTGCGCGTTGTCCTTCATCACGAGCAGCGCGCCGACGAGCGTGAGCCACATGAAGACGAAGCGCGAAGCTTCCTCCGAAAAGACGATGCCGGAGTTGAAGGCGTAGCGCAGCACCACGTTGCCGAACACGAGCGCGACCATGGCGGCCATCATCGCGATCATCAGCACATTGGCGCCGCGCTCGAAGAGGCGGGAAAACATGTCTGTCTCCAGTTGTTGTGGGCCTGCCCGGCGCCGCTCAGCGGCCGGTGGCGTCGATGCGGTAGAAGCTCAGCGCATTGCCGCGCCAGATGGCGTCGCGGGCCTCGGCGTCCAGGCCGGCCAGCGCCTCGCTCACCGTGCGCGCCAGTTCGGACATCGGCGCGCGCAGGCCCGACACCGGCAGGTTGCTCGCGAACATGCAGCGTTGCCAGCCGAAGATCGCGACCGTCTCGCGGATCAC
Above is a window of Variovorax sp. RA8 DNA encoding:
- a CDS encoding TRAP transporter large permease; this translates as MTIFVFITSLLGAMAFGMPIAFALLVCGVALMMHLGSFDTQILAQNMLEGVNNYPLMAVPFFMLAGELMNAGGLSSRIVKVADAMVGHVRGGLGYVAIIAATVVASISGSAVADTAAVAALLIPMMRNAGYNVPRAAGLIAAGGIIAPVIPPSIAIVVFGVVAQVSITKLFLAGLFPGIMMALTLTATWWLCAKKEKKVEVRSFDLGELGRCLLDGVWALVLPFAIIGGMKFGVFTPTEAAVVAVVYAFVVGRFVYGELSFSRLPELVLSATKTSSTVLFLVACALVSAWLITIANIPAQVAALLEPFIDNRILLMFVIMILVIIVGTALDLMPTVLIMTPILMPVITKAGIDPVYFGVMFIMNNAIGLLTPPVGTVLNVVAGTARVSLDSVIQGVWPFLLSLTALMFLFVLFPQLIMVPAGWLR
- a CDS encoding TRAP transporter small permease; this translates as MFSRLFERGANVLMIAMMAAMVALVFGNVVLRYAFNSGIVFSEEASRFVFMWLTLVGALLVMKDNAHLGMSTIVARLGETGQRICRGIADLGALACCLLLTHGAWKLVVIGMDDRAPVTGVPLGAVYACLLVSSAGMALILLNSLWRLLSGRMPREELVNDTGSAGE